The sequence TCAGACGATGCTTTCGTGTAAGAGAAGCCTCAGCTGTGTAGGAAAGGGTTAATGATGCGCTATGCTATCTCCATGCTGCACTCAGCACGTTCCCCTATGCCCCCTGCACTGTCACCCATCCGATCATAAACAAGAACACCGAGAGCGGCCGTAAAATCATAGGGATCAGCATCTGGTCACAAGCCACAAGCCACAAACTATCCTGGTTATTGCCTCCCCCTACGGGGGTCTCAGGCTCTTCTCCCAAAACCCCCTTCCACCTCCATAAGGATGAATATGCTATCCCCAAGCTACACCATATTACACTGTGATGCTGCCCCCTGGAATCTGCCAAACCATGTAATGACGATAATTGCTGACATTTTCAATATGATAAAAGGAAGAGGGATATAATTGAAAAGAGTGACCTATTATGGATACAGATGACCCTTTAAGAACttgaagggaatctaccatcaaaatccattatgataaacacttactccaggtaccatgactgtggtaatcctattatatttgttatccattgcctccttccttctaaaaatcaacttttataattatgctaatgagccaaaagagctctggggggtgttacagaggccctcagtgctgtagcttcataggctgttacaatgagcagagaaggtcTTCCCTCCCCCTGATTTACTTGCTGTTGCTAGataacacaggcagagggaggaggaaaagAGCAGGGGGTTGcctgagacatgttctgctcattgtaacagactGTAAACCTGTAGCATGGAGGAgcactggtaacaaccccaggctCCCTTCCggttcattagcatgattttgaacgttgattttagaaggaaggaggcaatggataacaaatataagaaaattatcataataataattctttatttatatagcgcctacagagtACGtaacatggggctcacaatctaatcaacctactagtatgttttggagcgtgggaggaaaccagaggacccggaggaaactcacgcaaacaaggagagaacataaaaactctttgcagattttgacctggatgggacttgaacccaggtcctcagcgctgcaaggctgtagtgctaaccactcagccaccgtgctataaagaattattattatcatagtcacagtgcctggatctatgagtaatgtccctggtttatcatgatggattttctatAAGATTTGCTGAATGATTTAGCTCCTTTCTTCTCTCTACTTAGCTCTTTTTCCACTTGCAAAGGGAGCGATCTTTCCTGGAGCCGCGGGCACGTTTCTATTCAGCAGAAGTGGCCAGCGCTATCGGATACCTTCACTCTCAAAATATTGTTTACAGGTATGAATCATAGCAGAACAAAGACCCTTTACCAAAATTTTGAGTGAAAAGTTCTGGCACTCGTTCACCAGAGCGCCAAATACATtaagagcagtggcgtaactaggagaggcggggccccatatcagacttctgaatggggcccaccttaccccttaaaaaatatacatatttatatgctcacaaatgtgagttacagttgcatggtatacacagtatatatatagagcataatgcagtatatatacacatcatacattgagtagacatacagtatatacaaatgggggtcatttactaagggcccgattcgcgttttcccggcgtgttactcgaatatttccgatttgcgccgatttcccctgaattgccccgggtttttggcgcacgcgatcggtttgtggcgcatcggcgctggcatgcacacgacggaaatcggggggcgtggccgaacgaaaacccgacggattcggaaaaaaacgccgtatttaaaaaaaaaaattggtcgcacgggccatactcacatgcaccacgatgaagacgatgaactccggggcacctcggcagacttcggcgcagcagcgacacctggtggacatcgggcgcaggaccttcatgaatcgccgcaagacccgaacgctcgtcggagaagctgccgctggaacgcgaatggaccgggtaagtaaatgtgccccattatgttgtacaatgtatatgtatataatggtgtacataatGGTGACCATTcttttgtcaggttggatgatggggccccctgacactgtgggccccatagcagctgctatggctgctaccactgtagtcacGCCCCTGATTAAGAGGCTCCGGATTCCTagacaattctacaccagacccTGTCCTATAGCCTGCGGACTTTCAATGAACAGCTATCTCACTAGACTCCCCCAcggacatgcatgctcagcttagGTGAAAAAGCTATGTGTGCATGTCCGTGGGGGAGTCTAGTGACATAGCTGTTCATTGAATAAGAATTCGGTTAATAACAATCTCATGTAAATGGCCGGGTGAGGGGTTTAGTACGGTGCTGTATAAATTTCCTGTTTTCATGCTGTGTTACCAAGTAATACATTTTATCAAGTCTTTAAATATAGTTCAATGTGAAATGCAAACAAAGTCCTGATAAGAGGCGGACACAGGAATAGTGGATATACATATGTATAGCGTGTGCAGATGTAGAATAAGAACACATTACCTATCTGTAATCTGGATTACAAGGCTGGGGTATAGAATGCAAAGCCTTTTTTATCAGTGTAACACGAGGGCAGCTGCTTAGATAATCTTCATATCCAGGCGACTGACGCTCAACCCACCAAAGGTAAACTTTTAAAGGGAGTTTACCAACTCCAACAAGTGTTATAAtgtgctggcagcatgttgtaagGGAATGCACAGTGATCCCTGACAAACCTTTATCATTTCTGTttatttccaagatattcccagttcaatctgtatgctaatgaggcagttagtGAACCCTAATCGCTATTCTTGCCTAAATTGCTTCCCTCATTTTTGGTGTCACCCCATGCTTCTCTCTAGAGACCCTGCTTATCTGGTAGAGAGGGTAGTGGTCCAGACAGTATAGCTCCTAGTGCTGAGGAAACGCTCAGGTGCATCAAGTTCCTCATTATCATATGGATTAAAAtaggaatttctcagaaatggcatCATGGACTGCATTTCTTCACAACATGTTGCCAGTAGATTATAATGCTGGATGGGGGAGTAGACTCCCCTTAAGTATAGATGCCAATTTTTGGCAAAGGATCAGATGCTTTATATCTGGACATCTTCGTTATATGTCAAGAGTAAATACAAAAGTTGCCTTAAAAGTCACAGAATTTGGTGtagtttttaaaggacatctacaaccaggatgaaagaatgtatacaaatgagcctgagggcctccaggctccattaacacctatggagcctggagcccctcaggctcatttgcatacagtcctttatccagGGGTAGAGACTCCCTTTAATGCAATTTCCAGCCAGTATTGTAGTAAAATTCTGCTGTTTTTGTCAGTATGAACAACTCCAGCATCTGTAGTATAAGCCTACAAATATTTACCCTTTGCTTCCCATTATGGACCCCAACATCTTAACGTCTACTATGGTAGATATAGGAGGGTCCCGAGTCCCGGATCGCTTATATGGTCCTACATCACCTTCATCCATATTGTTATTAACATGTGTCTCCAAAATATGATGCAAAAATATGGCGCAAATAAATAGTTTCACAGTCTCTCAgtgtttttcacagttttttttcttcctaGGGATCTAAAGCCAGAAAACATCCTGCTTGACAGCCAGGTAGGAAAATAAAAAGCGGGAATACGTGATGTCTATACGATGTGTGTTCTATATTGCCACAGTGATGTCTTCTCTTACACTCAGGGCCATGTAGTGCTGACCGATTTTGGACTCTGTAAAGAAGGGATGGAACCTGAAGGGACCACCAGTACCTTCTGTGGGACCCCCGAGGTATTTATTCATCCATTTATTCATGGGCTGTATGTAAATAGTGAACCAAcaagtataagttttatttaataatttgaCATTTACACACGGTACCAGAAACCAGGTTCCCTTTTGTTAGATTTCAGTTCTTCACTTTTAGGACCTTCAAGGGTCCTGGAACTATGTTGTTTGTTGAGAACTGCTAAACATACATGAGGATTTCAGGGCTGGAAGTCCCTCTCTATGaacttggtgggtggtttaggAGACCATGGGCCCTCTAGATGCCCTGGGCCTCTGGCTGCCACCTAAACCGCCCACATTATTGTCCTCTACTGTTTCAGATATCTAAAGAATTGGGCTTATATGATGGAACCTGCCAAATGAGAGTGTTGTGATGCAATATTATAATATTTACTACTAGTTTAATGATAACTGTGAAAGAATAGTCATGTTTCCATaaatatcaatatattctttaagTATCTAGCACCAGAAGTTCTGAAGAAGCAGCCATACGATCGCACAGTAGACTGGTGGTGCCTGGGAGCAGTCCTATATGAGATGCTTTATGGACTGGTAAGTATCTGATATACAATGCATTATTGTGTCTACTCTTTCTCTGGCTCCTGTCCCATTGCATTTTCTCTGTTCTCTCCCTAAATCCTGAGGATATGGTGTTCGCCTGTCGCTGCCTACCAGGAGGTGGGGGCAGATTGAGCAATCTTGGACTGGGTGTGTGGGTCATAGTTGTGTCTTGTCCTTTGCATCAATCCGCCCCATAGTTCACACTTCACCTATTTCTCTGCCGGTCTTCTTCCTTCACGCCAATGCTCAGTGAGGAAATAGTATGTGACCCTTGTACAGATACAGCATGTCCTGTGTGATATCCACTTAAAGGGCTCTTCTGAGATTTATTGATCACCTATCCTTACAATAGATTATTAAAATCAGATCATCGAGGGTTAGATGCCCAGGTCACCCTTACTGGAGGCCACGAAATGGGGCTTACTCTTCCCAGGCCTGTGATGTCCCATTCATCAGTCACATACCCAAGTTACAAATTCAAGTGAAcaggctgcaataccaagcactgccactatacaatgtaaagCACTGTCCTACTAAAGAAGGGAGGAGATAACTTTTGTTAAAAATGCAATAATCTCTTTAAACTTATGATCGTCGTGGGGAGGTGTCGGATATTTTCTAAGAAAAGACGATCAATGAAAATTTTTCGGAATATAACCCTTTAAGCTCCAAATGCTGTTAATGAAGTAATGTCCTTCAGCAGTACAGAGTAGCTCCAATCCCTTGTATACATGTCTAGTGCTGATAGATGGAAAGCTCTGATATCTTCTCCATTCTTCCTCTCTTTGTGTGCAGCCGCCGTTTTATAGCCGGGACGTGTCGCAGATGTATGACAATATCCTCCACCAACCTCTGCAACTACCGGGAGGAAAAACCACTGCTGCCTGTGACATCCTGCAGGGCCTCCTACACAAGGACCAGCACTGCCGCCTGGGAGCCAAAGCTGATTTTGTAATTCACCTTCATTTATTATTACTGTTCTGTAGCGGTCAGGTTGCAAAGAAGGGATGTAACTACAAAGGAGAAGACCCATAGTTTCTGTTGGGGTTCAGGTGCATCCTAcgcaacctggacatattgccggattgacaGCTGAACAGGCAATCTGGCTAATTGACATCCGAAACAGCTATCcatagctatgattggccaggggtttcccccagtaaagtttttattaatgtcAGACAACCCCCTTTAAATAATCTTTGTCTTATTTACAGCTGGAAATCAAGAACCATGTCTTCTTCAGTCCAATTAACTGGGATGACCTGTACAATAAGAGGATTCCCCCACCGTATAACCCTAATGTTGTAAGTATATTTCTATCACAAGAATCTACCAGTGGACCTAGGAGGCCATACTGACAAGTTTCGGTGGAACAAAGCAAATCTACAGTAATCGTCAGCCTTTGTTGGGGAAAAAGTATTGTGTTATATTTAAACATACCTGATCCTTGAAAGtgtaaatatttaaaatgatttttatcaTATGTAACACCCACGTTGCCCATGCCCATATTTTTCTGCTCACCTTTTTGCAGTTACTTGTCAGAAATTTTCTTCAGTGGCAGTACAGTAGTGCGGAGGCTAACCTCTTCCTGGCTTTGCCCTAAAACTGAGTCCATTACAAGCTGCCCACAGTTGCTATGATGCTTTTTTGTTCTCTCATGAAGAAATAAATCCATCGAGCTCTGCATAGtttatacatacaggatatatatggtgaCTAGTGTGACAGCTCTTCTGGAGGAGCATGGAATAAGTTATAGAAACCATATGAAGTAACATGAAgtgtagtctgtgctgtgtgagcattaCAGGTTCACAGCTTCCCTGCTGTGCAGATAGTGTCACTATTCTTTGCAGGACacttctgcatccacagagcTGTACAGACACACCGTCCTGCTAGCTACACATAGTAAGcttcacatgacctccccctcctccctct comes from Engystomops pustulosus chromosome 6, aEngPut4.maternal, whole genome shotgun sequence and encodes:
- the SGK2 gene encoding serine/threonine-protein kinase Sgk2; protein product: MTSNINLGPSANPNAKPTDFDFLKVIGKGSFGKVLLAKRKSDNKFYAVKVLQKKTILKRKEQSHIMAERNVLLKNLKHPFLVGLHYSFQTPEKLYFVLDYVNGGELFFHLQRERSFLEPRARFYSAEVASAIGYLHSQNIVYRDLKPENILLDSQGHVVLTDFGLCKEGMEPEGTTSTFCGTPEYLAPEVLKKQPYDRTVDWWCLGAVLYEMLYGLPPFYSRDVSQMYDNILHQPLQLPGGKTTAACDILQGLLHKDQHCRLGAKADFLEIKNHVFFSPINWDDLYNKRIPPPYNPNVAGPGDLRHFDPEFTQEAVPNSVSRTPELNNMSSSCSNAFFGFSYAQSDDDILS